Proteins encoded by one window of Methylovirgula ligni:
- the cynS gene encoding cyanase — protein sequence MKRSDLTEKILDIKREKGWNWKYIIGEIGGMSDVLIVGALLGQMKLTKPQCEKAAALFGLSESEKRLLNEVPLRGTPMPPTDPLIYRFYELVMVNGPAWKALIEEEFGDGIMSAIDFDLEIERLPDPKGDRVKFTMSGKFLPYKYYGATGNNQALGYKEE from the coding sequence ATGAAACGCAGCGATCTCACCGAGAAAATCCTCGATATCAAGCGCGAGAAAGGCTGGAACTGGAAATATATTATCGGCGAGATCGGCGGCATGTCCGACGTACTGATTGTCGGCGCGCTGCTCGGTCAGATGAAACTGACGAAGCCGCAATGCGAAAAGGCGGCGGCGCTCTTCGGCCTCAGCGAAAGCGAAAAGCGCCTGCTCAACGAAGTGCCGTTGCGCGGAACGCCCATGCCGCCAACCGATCCCTTGATCTATCGCTTCTATGAGCTCGTCATGGTCAACGGCCCGGCATGGAAAGCGCTGATTGAGGAGGAGTTCGGCGACGGCATTATGTCGGCGATCGATTTCGATCTTGAGATCGAGCGGCTGCCCGACCCGAAGGGCGACCGCGTCAAGTTCACGATGTCCGGCAAGTTCCTGCCCTACAAATATTACGGCGCGACCGGCAACAACCAGGCGCTAGGCTACAAGGAAGAATAG
- a CDS encoding SphA family protein, whose translation MSANVHATVDLGLINATYTFGTPIFGGLASVGLLAFPGYNDTSLNGRVDGVVTLPPPIGSLPFSRSVSLNQSTVGFGDLYPQAAIRWNQGVNNFMTYATGDIPVGTYNSRDLANLGTGHGAIDSGAGYTYLNPETGHEFSAVAGFTYNFLNRYTQYQNGVDFHLDWAASQFLTKQLLVGVVGYVYREIGCDGGSGDRVGCFQSQVFSAGPQIGYSFPVSESLLGYVNLKAYGEFGAENRPSGANVWLTFALTPAPPRQATKD comes from the coding sequence GTGAGCGCCAATGTTCACGCGACCGTCGACCTCGGCCTGATCAACGCGACATATACCTTTGGCACGCCCATCTTTGGCGGTCTGGCATCAGTCGGCTTGTTGGCATTTCCCGGCTACAACGACACGTCCTTGAACGGACGCGTGGATGGCGTCGTGACATTGCCGCCGCCCATCGGTTCGTTGCCGTTTTCGCGGTCCGTGAGCTTGAACCAATCGACCGTGGGATTTGGCGATTTATATCCGCAGGCGGCGATACGCTGGAACCAGGGCGTCAACAATTTCATGACCTATGCGACAGGCGACATTCCTGTCGGAACCTATAATTCCCGCGATCTGGCGAATCTCGGGACCGGCCACGGAGCGATCGATTCCGGTGCCGGCTATACTTATTTGAACCCCGAAACCGGACACGAGTTTTCCGCGGTCGCGGGCTTCACCTACAATTTCCTGAATCGCTATACGCAATATCAAAATGGCGTCGATTTCCATCTCGATTGGGCCGCCTCGCAGTTCCTTACCAAGCAATTGCTGGTCGGCGTCGTCGGCTATGTCTATCGCGAAATCGGCTGCGACGGCGGTTCCGGCGATCGCGTCGGCTGTTTCCAGTCGCAGGTCTTCAGCGCCGGGCCGCAAATCGGATACAGTTTTCCGGTCTCGGAAAGCTTGCTGGGCTACGTGAACCTCAAAGCGTATGGGGAATTCGGTGCGGAGAACCGCCCCTCGGGCGCCAATGTCTGGCTGACCTTCGCGCTCACGCCCGCACCGCCAAGACAGGCGACGAAGGATTAG
- the der gene encoding ribosome biogenesis GTPase Der encodes MFKIAIVGRPNVGKSTLFNRLVGKKLALVDDLPGVTRDRRAGTAHLGDLTFTIIDTAGLETGAPATLAGRMRAQTEAAIAEADAIFFMIDARAGIMPDDRAFASLLRRADKPLILIANKAEGRAGTAGAQEAFDLGFGDPVGLSAEHGDGLSDLYSALREALPEATELVEEEAEETAVTLALDDEEDGSELDPTKPLRVAIIGRPNAGKSTLLNRILGEERLLTGPEAGITRDSIGVDLEWRNRKLKMFDTAGLRKRARVDEKLEKLAGADALRAAKFAEVVVLLIDAAAPLEKQDLTLADLIAREGRALVIGVSKWDLVQDRAGRLKELREEASRLLPQLKGTAVVPVSGATGEGIDALMAAVFAVHVTWNKRVSTGRLNRWLAAALEANPPPAVSGRRIKIRYITQQRARPPYFIIFGNQLASLPESYKRFLTNGIRETFDLKGVPIRLSTRTNENPYDGKRRK; translated from the coding sequence ATGTTCAAAATCGCCATCGTCGGCCGGCCGAACGTCGGCAAATCGACCCTGTTCAACCGGCTTGTCGGCAAGAAGCTCGCCTTGGTCGATGATCTGCCGGGCGTGACGCGCGACCGCCGCGCCGGGACGGCGCATCTCGGCGATCTCACCTTCACGATCATCGACACCGCTGGACTCGAAACCGGCGCGCCGGCGACGCTCGCGGGGCGGATGCGGGCACAGACCGAGGCCGCCATCGCCGAGGCCGACGCCATATTCTTCATGATCGACGCCCGCGCCGGAATCATGCCCGACGACCGCGCCTTTGCCAGCCTGCTGCGCCGCGCCGACAAGCCGCTGATCCTCATCGCCAACAAGGCGGAAGGCCGGGCAGGGACCGCCGGCGCGCAGGAGGCCTTCGATCTCGGTTTCGGCGACCCGGTCGGACTATCCGCGGAACATGGCGATGGCCTGAGCGATCTCTATTCAGCCCTGCGCGAAGCTTTGCCGGAAGCAACGGAGCTAGTTGAGGAAGAAGCAGAAGAAACCGCCGTCACGCTGGCGCTCGACGACGAAGAAGACGGCTCCGAACTTGATCCGACAAAGCCGCTGCGCGTTGCCATTATCGGCCGACCAAACGCCGGCAAATCGACTCTGCTCAATCGCATATTGGGCGAGGAACGCCTGCTCACCGGCCCGGAGGCGGGGATCACACGCGATTCCATCGGCGTCGATCTCGAATGGCGCAACCGCAAGCTGAAGATGTTCGACACCGCCGGGCTGCGCAAGCGCGCGCGCGTCGATGAGAAACTGGAGAAGCTCGCGGGTGCCGACGCCTTGCGCGCTGCCAAATTCGCCGAAGTCGTCGTGTTGCTGATCGACGCCGCCGCGCCACTCGAAAAGCAAGATTTGACGCTCGCGGACCTTATCGCCCGCGAGGGCCGCGCGCTGGTCATCGGCGTCAGCAAATGGGATCTGGTGCAGGATCGCGCTGGACGCCTGAAGGAATTGCGTGAGGAGGCCTCGCGGCTGCTGCCGCAATTGAAAGGCACCGCGGTCGTGCCGGTCTCGGGCGCGACGGGCGAGGGGATCGATGCGCTGATGGCGGCGGTCTTCGCCGTGCATGTGACCTGGAACAAGCGCGTTTCGACCGGCCGGCTCAACCGCTGGCTTGCTGCCGCGCTTGAGGCCAACCCGCCACCGGCGGTCTCCGGCCGGCGCATTAAGATCCGCTACATTACCCAGCAGCGCGCCCGGCCGCCTTACTTCATCATCTTTGGCAATCAGCTCGCGAGCCTGCCGGAGAGCTACAAGCGCTTCCTCACGAATGGCATCCGCGAGACCTTCGATCTTAAGGGCGTGCCGATCCGGCTCTCGACCCGCACCAACGAAAACCCTTACGACGGCAAACGCCGGAAATAG
- the ada gene encoding bifunctional DNA-binding transcriptional regulator/O6-methylguanine-DNA methyltransferase Ada yields MDTITQTLSSNDPRWAAVVARDNAHDGSFVFAVTTTGIYCRPSCPARRPLAQNVRFFASCAEAEKAGFRACLRCRPRDVSPGARQNEMIAAACRTLEADTPPPLEALAAKAGLSRFHFHRLFKAVTGVTPMAYAKERRAARLRQELAGASSVTDAIYAAGFGSNSRFYERSDTMLGMKPAAFRDGGNAADIVYAIGACSLGLVLVARSEKGICAIMLGDDASVLAQEIKTRFSKARSIEANAELSDVLAKVVALVEAPARDFDLPLDIRGTLFQQKVWAALRAIPPGETATYTEIARRIGAPSATRAVAGACAANKIAVAIPCHRVLRSDGNLSGYRWGPARKRALLDKERKS; encoded by the coding sequence ATGGACACGATCACACAAACTCTTTCATCCAACGATCCGCGCTGGGCCGCCGTTGTTGCGCGCGACAACGCGCACGATGGAAGCTTCGTCTTCGCAGTGACGACCACCGGCATCTATTGCCGCCCCTCATGCCCCGCGCGGCGGCCGCTGGCGCAAAATGTGCGCTTCTTCGCGAGCTGTGCCGAGGCCGAAAAAGCGGGCTTTCGCGCCTGCCTGCGCTGCCGCCCGCGCGACGTCTCGCCCGGCGCACGGCAGAACGAGATGATCGCCGCGGCCTGCCGCACGCTGGAGGCCGACACACCGCCTCCGCTCGAAGCTCTTGCTGCGAAGGCGGGCCTTAGCCGCTTTCACTTCCATCGTCTTTTCAAGGCCGTCACGGGTGTCACGCCTATGGCCTATGCGAAAGAGCGGCGCGCCGCCCGGTTGCGACAGGAACTCGCTGGCGCTTCAAGCGTGACAGACGCCATCTATGCCGCCGGCTTCGGCTCGAATTCGCGCTTCTATGAAAGGTCCGACACCATGCTCGGTATGAAACCGGCGGCGTTCCGCGACGGCGGCAACGCGGCCGATATCGTCTATGCGATCGGCGCTTGTTCTCTGGGTCTCGTTCTCGTCGCGCGCAGTGAGAAAGGCATTTGCGCGATCATGCTCGGCGACGATGCGTCAGTCCTTGCGCAAGAGATCAAGACGCGATTTTCCAAGGCGCGGTCGATCGAGGCCAATGCCGAACTTTCCGATGTGCTGGCAAAGGTCGTCGCACTTGTCGAAGCGCCCGCGCGTGATTTCGATTTGCCGCTTGATATTCGCGGCACACTCTTTCAGCAGAAGGTCTGGGCGGCGCTGCGAGCTATTCCGCCCGGCGAGACCGCGACTTATACCGAGATCGCCCGGCGCATTGGCGCGCCGAGCGCGACGCGCGCCGTTGCAGGGGCCTGCGCCGCCAACAAGATCGCGGTCGCAATCCCATGCCATCGCGTCTTACGCAGCGACGGCAACCTCTCCGGCTATCGCTGGGGTCCGGCCCGCAAGCGTGCCCTGCTCGACAAGGAGCGCAAGAGCTGA
- a CDS encoding beta strand repeat-containing protein → MIARQAPKAAIDSGALTPRNIRRRAALLASTTLTSAILAAAALLPSEALAATNCGTAIPAGAPANYTVACGQGPFNSGITYNTNTATSSVIFVFTNTQSTGTGGAPGANLTSSSANHSIQAQINQLTGGPAPSITGAAGADGFSISTSGATSPIIYDQNAGTVSGGGSSALSGGANGVQLSTTGANSPVIFDLNGGTINGGGPTSLIILPTNSDGVLITTTKAGSDINFDTATGTTISAANGNGAELHAGAGSSIGSDPTNNTIDGSITSTQTLLGAGVGTGWLGTATGTGNVTENIGSTGDVSGSGAGLVGTTQNGNVTFDVSGQVNQTGATGGTADSFALLPVGISGVASGNGNVSITTETSSSVSEVGAQSITGILGAGILGVAEGTGTAAVTADGSVTAAGVGVAAINTGTGAATTTIGGNVTITGASGSVTAFVLPLTVGGYALSTSSAATTDVYGGNIGSAVAGTSPDLGAAAVVLGGTSDATVNIGDGTHSASTIYANEVGVVAFNSGTGNAIINNTLDPNNGQNTINSGGLGFASVALDGGNATVNGGNINSNLNGAGGFGSSGAIALALGSTGDATVNLQGNVYTDNTTAGTAGTFGGLAVSEGGNATVTSTAGTTIDPAIGLAAVVLSGNGLASVPNNATVDSTVIGLLGVNTGTGSVLITNSTTGDVEASTGAGVIAFKLGENTAPVAGYTDPITGNADYSVVVDNTGIVNAPAGPGVGVIAFDPSATAVNNVLVSNDGSAGSGTGSITGEGDNPLDAAIGVAADGNVVIVNDHRATVTNTTGDAGQAIIALAGDSVSVTNDRRSSITGNVDVGSLTGNATLTNDRGSNWTFDGTSIVGAADEATITNSRGATIDEEGTSALVALGGDGATITNETGARINGDGTVNALAAVALSGDATITNETGARIDLTGANALAAVALDGDATINNETRGRIDLIGLNANVVFASGDAAINNFDGARFRLNGANASFVVGGTSATINNYNGAHFSLNGLNANVIVADTGNAEINNYNGARFSLNGLTGDLLLAEDGATEINNYNGAHLNLAGVSGSLVAGSTDAIIDNYNGAHLNLLGGNAIEVAAGSGDATVDNYNGGRINMIGLNSITLSAPNGVEEFDNEANSTIFNDGFGTIAGADNLQFYNSGLITQVDGHVGDLLVIDPATYTASGDSTYAADAQLGGPGSTADLLYIDGAASGQTTIEVNDVGTGPGAYNQQGIALVQVTSADGTSVPDNWVLDGNGTIGSTPVINKGLFAYYLATDPTGTSAVDPTTASIVGATAGPDERVALYSVPGYVGQELPVAITAAQDLWQESALLWEDRQSEIRDWVAAGGNVPSAGADLPTRKGPPPAYVPPAPSFNVWAKGIGSWTNSSDQHTIYPVGGPLTYDLSYHQSSYGVIGGLDYGRDNIFAPGDALIFGPLGGYLESHLNFNHSGDSFVYKGGTVGGSVTYLRGGFFVDGLAKADLLNLQINSSLGGLNSAYSGPSIGLDTVGGIGEFGYRFGFGPGFFEPIGTLTYSQTHIDTLNALSQWGANVNFGNGEDFRGAAGGRLGVTLPGVFGGHVVEAWVLGRVWDEFLNNGNVVDLLNEGPDAYVFDNIGHVYGEAKGGITLVSIGRGWSGFVDGGVKFNNQWNTITAKGGVNYQF, encoded by the coding sequence ATGATTGCTCGTCAGGCTCCAAAGGCCGCTATTGATTCAGGCGCGCTGACGCCGCGTAACATCCGCCGCCGCGCCGCCCTGCTCGCCAGCACGACGCTGACCAGCGCGATCTTGGCCGCCGCGGCATTACTCCCGAGCGAGGCGCTGGCAGCGACGAATTGCGGCACTGCCATTCCAGCTGGTGCACCTGCCAATTACACAGTTGCCTGCGGCCAGGGACCTTTCAACTCTGGCATCACTTACAACACCAACACCGCTACTAGCAGCGTGATATTCGTCTTTACGAATACACAATCCACCGGAACCGGAGGCGCCCCGGGCGCCAACCTCACAAGCAGCAGCGCAAATCATTCTATTCAAGCCCAGATCAATCAACTGACAGGCGGACCCGCGCCGAGCATCACCGGCGCGGCGGGCGCGGACGGCTTCTCCATCTCGACCAGCGGCGCCACTTCGCCGATTATCTACGACCAGAATGCCGGCACCGTCAGCGGCGGCGGCTCATCCGCATTAAGTGGTGGGGCGAACGGCGTACAGCTTTCGACCACCGGTGCAAACTCGCCTGTCATCTTCGATCTCAACGGCGGCACGATCAACGGCGGGGGGCCAACCTCGTTGATTATCCTCCCCACGAATTCCGACGGCGTCCTGATCACGACGACGAAGGCGGGCTCGGACATTAATTTCGACACGGCGACAGGTACGACCATCTCGGCGGCCAACGGCAATGGCGCCGAGCTTCACGCCGGCGCGGGGTCGAGCATCGGTTCCGATCCGACCAACAATACGATCGACGGGTCCATCACCAGCACGCAGACTCTCTTGGGCGCTGGCGTTGGCACCGGCTGGCTCGGCACCGCGACAGGTACTGGTAACGTAACGGAGAACATCGGCTCAACCGGCGACGTCAGCGGCTCGGGCGCGGGCCTCGTCGGTACCACCCAGAATGGCAATGTCACCTTCGATGTTTCCGGTCAGGTCAATCAGACCGGCGCGACCGGCGGCACTGCCGACAGCTTCGCGCTTCTTCCGGTAGGCATCAGCGGCGTCGCATCCGGCAACGGCAATGTCAGCATCACAACCGAAACCAGCAGCAGCGTGTCCGAAGTCGGCGCCCAATCGATCACCGGCATCCTTGGCGCCGGCATCCTCGGCGTCGCCGAGGGCACCGGCACGGCCGCTGTCACCGCTGATGGCAGTGTTACGGCGGCCGGCGTCGGAGTCGCCGCCATCAATACCGGCACAGGCGCCGCGACCACTACGATCGGCGGCAACGTCACCATCACCGGCGCTTCGGGCAGCGTAACGGCCTTCGTTCTTCCCTTGACCGTCGGCGGCTACGCCCTTTCGACAAGCAGCGCGGCGACGACCGATGTCTATGGCGGGAATATCGGCAGCGCCGTCGCCGGAACGTCGCCGGACCTTGGGGCCGCAGCGGTCGTTCTGGGCGGCACTTCAGATGCGACGGTCAATATCGGAGATGGCACTCACTCGGCTTCCACAATCTACGCCAATGAAGTCGGCGTCGTTGCCTTCAATTCCGGCACCGGCAATGCCATCATCAACAACACGCTGGACCCCAACAACGGCCAGAACACGATCAACTCTGGCGGCCTCGGATTCGCCAGTGTCGCGCTCGACGGCGGCAACGCCACCGTTAACGGCGGCAACATCAACTCCAATCTCAATGGCGCCGGCGGGTTTGGGAGCAGCGGCGCGATCGCCCTGGCGCTCGGCAGCACCGGCGACGCGACCGTCAATCTGCAGGGCAATGTCTACACGGACAACACCACGGCCGGCACCGCCGGGACGTTCGGCGGCCTCGCGGTTTCGGAAGGCGGCAACGCGACGGTGACGTCCACAGCTGGCACGACCATCGATCCGGCCATCGGCCTGGCGGCGGTTGTCCTCAGCGGCAACGGGCTGGCATCGGTGCCGAATAACGCGACCGTCGATAGCACGGTTATCGGCCTTCTTGGCGTCAACACCGGCACCGGCTCCGTGCTCATCACCAACAGCACCACCGGCGATGTCGAGGCTTCGACGGGCGCGGGCGTGATCGCATTCAAGCTCGGGGAAAATACCGCTCCGGTCGCCGGATACACAGATCCGATCACCGGAAACGCAGACTACTCCGTCGTCGTCGACAATACCGGCATCGTGAACGCTCCCGCCGGTCCCGGCGTCGGCGTCATCGCCTTCGACCCGAGCGCGACGGCCGTCAACAATGTTCTCGTCAGTAATGACGGCAGCGCCGGCAGCGGCACGGGCAGCATCACCGGCGAAGGCGACAATCCGCTCGACGCCGCCATCGGGGTCGCGGCCGATGGCAATGTCGTGATCGTCAACGATCACCGCGCGACGGTCACCAACACCACCGGCGACGCGGGTCAGGCGATCATCGCGCTTGCCGGAGACAGCGTCTCTGTCACCAACGACCGCCGGTCGTCGATCACCGGCAATGTGGATGTTGGCAGCCTGACTGGCAATGCGACGCTGACCAACGATCGCGGCTCCAACTGGACCTTCGACGGTACCAGTATCGTCGGCGCCGCCGATGAGGCGACGATTACCAACTCGCGTGGTGCGACGATCGACGAGGAAGGCACCAGCGCGCTGGTCGCACTCGGCGGCGACGGCGCGACGATCACCAACGAAACCGGTGCGCGTATCAACGGCGATGGGACGGTCAACGCCCTCGCGGCGGTCGCGCTCAGCGGCGACGCGACGATCACCAATGAGACGGGGGCCCGTATCGATCTGACGGGTGCCAATGCGCTCGCGGCGGTCGCGCTCGATGGCGATGCGACGATCAACAACGAGACGCGCGGCCGGATCGACCTGATCGGGCTCAATGCCAACGTCGTCTTCGCCAGTGGCGATGCGGCGATCAATAACTTCGACGGCGCCCGCTTCAGGCTTAACGGAGCGAACGCCAGCTTCGTGGTCGGCGGCACGAGCGCGACGATCAACAACTACAACGGCGCGCACTTCAGCCTCAACGGGCTCAACGCCAATGTCATCGTGGCGGATACTGGCAATGCCGAGATCAACAATTACAATGGAGCCCGTTTCAGCCTCAACGGCCTCACCGGCGATCTTCTGCTCGCCGAGGATGGAGCCACCGAGATCAACAATTACAACGGCGCGCACCTGAACCTGGCCGGTGTCAGCGGCAGCCTGGTCGCCGGCAGCACGGACGCCATTATCGACAACTACAATGGCGCGCACCTCAACCTCCTCGGCGGTAATGCCATCGAAGTGGCGGCAGGAAGCGGCGATGCGACGGTCGACAATTACAATGGCGGCCGGATCAACATGATCGGCCTGAATTCGATCACGCTCAGCGCGCCGAACGGTGTCGAAGAGTTCGATAACGAGGCCAATAGTACCATCTTCAACGATGGCTTCGGGACGATTGCGGGCGCCGACAACCTGCAGTTCTACAACAGCGGCCTGATCACCCAGGTCGACGGCCATGTCGGCGATCTGCTCGTCATCGATCCGGCGACCTATACGGCATCCGGCGACAGCACCTATGCCGCCGACGCCCAGCTCGGCGGCCCCGGCTCGACGGCCGACCTGCTCTATATTGACGGCGCGGCTTCAGGCCAGACGACGATCGAGGTGAACGATGTCGGCACCGGCCCCGGCGCCTACAACCAGCAAGGCATCGCGCTGGTGCAGGTGACGAGCGCCGATGGCACGTCGGTGCCCGATAATTGGGTGCTGGACGGCAACGGCACCATCGGCAGCACGCCGGTCATCAACAAAGGCCTGTTCGCCTATTATCTCGCGACCGACCCGACCGGCACGTCCGCAGTCGACCCGACGACGGCATCAATCGTCGGCGCGACGGCGGGCCCGGACGAGCGCGTCGCGCTGTATAGCGTGCCGGGCTATGTCGGCCAGGAACTCCCGGTCGCCATCACCGCGGCGCAGGACCTCTGGCAGGAATCGGCGCTGCTGTGGGAAGACCGGCAGAGTGAGATCCGCGACTGGGTGGCGGCGGGCGGCAACGTGCCGAGCGCCGGGGCCGATCTGCCGACCCGCAAGGGCCCGCCCCCGGCCTATGTGCCGCCGGCGCCGAGCTTCAATGTCTGGGCCAAGGGCATTGGAAGCTGGACCAACAGCTCCGATCAACACACGATTTATCCGGTCGGCGGTCCGCTCACCTACGACCTCAGCTACCACCAGAGTTCCTATGGCGTGATCGGTGGCCTCGACTACGGGCGCGACAATATCTTCGCACCGGGCGATGCGCTGATCTTCGGCCCGCTGGGCGGCTATCTCGAGTCGCATTTGAACTTCAATCATAGCGGCGACTCATTCGTCTATAAGGGCGGCACGGTCGGTGGTTCGGTGACCTATCTGCGCGGCGGGTTCTTCGTCGACGGTTTGGCCAAAGCCGACCTGCTCAACCTGCAGATCAACTCGTCGCTCGGCGGATTGAACAGCGCCTACTCCGGCCCGTCGATCGGCCTCGACACAGTCGGCGGTATCGGTGAGTTCGGTTACCGCTTCGGCTTCGGCCCGGGCTTCTTCGAGCCGATTGGCACGCTGACCTATTCGCAGACCCATATCGACACGCTCAACGCGCTGAGCCAATGGGGTGCGAACGTCAACTTCGGCAATGGCGAAGACTTCCGCGGCGCGGCCGGCGGCCGTCTGGGTGTGACGCTGCCGGGTGTCTTCGGCGGCCACGTGGTCGAAGCCTGGGTCCTCGGCCGGGTGTGGGACGAGTTCCTGAACAACGGCAACGTCGTCGATCTGTTGAACGAAGGCCCCGACGCCTACGTCTTCGACAACATCGGCCATGTCTATGGCGAGGCGAAGGGCGGTATCACGCTCGTCTCCATCGGCCGCGGCTGGTCGGGCTTCGTCGATGGTGGGGTGAAGTTCAACAATCAGTGGAACACGATCACGGCCAAGGGTGGCGTCAACTACCAGTTCTAA
- a CDS encoding dienelactone hydrolase family protein: protein MAATLWRPDGAGPFPLAVIAHASSQDAAARNDDPAPKYRQLALWFVRHGYAVVLPVRPGQAPTGGPYREDQFGCVNPVYIESGLATAEALDAALSYMWAQSFVRKEGAVIVGQSAGGWGALALASENPPGVRAIVNFSGGRGGHAGNRPGVNCASEKLVAAAAHFGASARVPSLWLYAGNDSYFSPALSRQMADAWRAAGGKAEYDLLPPQRDEGHFFVEYPESAAAWSTQVESFLARTP from the coding sequence ATGGCGGCGACGCTTTGGAGGCCCGATGGCGCCGGGCCATTCCCGCTTGCTGTCATCGCCCATGCATCGTCGCAGGATGCGGCCGCGCGGAACGACGATCCAGCGCCGAAATACCGGCAGCTCGCTTTATGGTTCGTGCGGCACGGCTATGCCGTTGTCCTACCCGTGCGCCCCGGCCAAGCGCCAACCGGCGGGCCTTATCGCGAGGATCAGTTCGGCTGCGTCAATCCGGTCTATATCGAATCGGGCCTGGCGACGGCGGAGGCGCTCGATGCGGCGCTGAGCTATATGTGGGCGCAGTCTTTCGTGCGGAAGGAGGGGGCGGTCATCGTCGGCCAATCCGCCGGAGGTTGGGGAGCCCTGGCGCTCGCCAGCGAGAATCCGCCGGGCGTGCGCGCGATCGTCAATTTCTCTGGTGGCCGTGGCGGCCATGCCGGCAATCGCCCGGGTGTCAACTGCGCGTCGGAGAAGCTGGTCGCGGCTGCGGCGCATTTCGGCGCCAGCGCGCGCGTGCCGAGCCTGTGGCTTTATGCCGGTAACGACAGTTATTTCAGCCCGGCGCTCTCGCGGCAGATGGCCGATGCCTGGCGCGCGGCAGGTGGTAAGGCCGAATATGACCTGCTGCCTCCGCAGCGCGATGAGGGACATTTCTTTGTCGAATATCCGGAGAGTGCCGCTGCATGGAGCACGCAAGTCGAAAGCTTTCTTGCGCGCACCCCGTAA
- a CDS encoding tetratricopeptide repeat protein → MADFFREVNEDVRRDQLVQIWKQYQNWIIGAAVLIVAGTAGWRIYDHFQLSAAEAAGARYQAALDLAKADKNAEAAAAFSAVANDAPKGYATLARLAAADAQSAKDPKAAAAAYERIAADPAIDPAYQDVARLRGAYLNVDLETPKQFAQHYAAYAGPDSPYRNAFRELIALADTRDGDFNGAAHWFEQAAADPASPAALRARADAFLTIVQAGAVPAK, encoded by the coding sequence ATGGCTGATTTTTTCCGCGAAGTTAATGAAGACGTCCGCCGCGACCAGCTCGTCCAGATCTGGAAACAATACCAGAACTGGATCATCGGAGCCGCCGTGCTGATCGTTGCCGGGACGGCCGGCTGGCGGATCTACGATCATTTCCAGCTCTCGGCTGCGGAAGCTGCTGGCGCGCGTTATCAGGCCGCGCTCGATCTCGCCAAGGCAGACAAGAATGCCGAGGCCGCGGCGGCCTTCAGCGCCGTCGCGAACGATGCCCCCAAGGGCTATGCGACACTGGCCCGCCTCGCGGCGGCGGATGCGCAATCCGCCAAGGACCCGAAGGCGGCCGCCGCAGCCTACGAGCGGATCGCCGCCGATCCGGCAATCGACCCCGCTTATCAGGATGTGGCCCGTCTGCGCGGCGCCTATCTCAATGTCGACCTTGAGACGCCCAAGCAATTCGCGCAGCACTACGCTGCCTATGCGGGACCGGATTCGCCTTATCGCAATGCCTTCCGCGAGTTGATCGCTCTTGCCGATACGCGGGACGGCGATTTCAATGGTGCGGCGCATTGGTTTGAACAGGCCGCCGCCGATCCCGCCTCGCCGGCAGCCTTACGCGCCCGCGCCGATGCCTTTCTCACCATCGTCCAAGCGGGCGCTGTGCCGGCCAAATAG
- a CDS encoding DUF72 domain-containing protein: MAGKSRIFIGVGGWTYEPWRGGFYPAGLPQKRELEYMSRALTSIEINGTYYGSQKPESFRKWYEETPPDFVFSLKGPRFTTNRRVLAEAGESIARFFASGVAELKEKLGPINWQFMATKKFDAADFGKFLALLPKEIGGRHIRHAVEVRHESFRTPDFVALAREHDVAIVVAGDSEFPQIADVTADFVYLRIMGTQEKPKAGYAAKALDAWAERARLFAAGGIPKDLETLAPLPAKAPRDVFLYVISGFKENNPRAAQALIERIGV, translated from the coding sequence ATGGCCGGAAAATCCCGCATTTTCATCGGCGTCGGCGGCTGGACCTATGAGCCCTGGCGCGGCGGCTTTTACCCCGCCGGCCTGCCGCAGAAGCGCGAACTGGAATATATGAGCCGGGCGCTGACTTCGATCGAAATCAACGGCACTTATTACGGCTCACAGAAGCCGGAGAGCTTCCGCAAATGGTACGAAGAAACGCCGCCGGATTTCGTTTTTTCGCTGAAGGGGCCGCGTTTCACCACCAATCGCCGCGTCCTGGCCGAGGCCGGGGAGTCGATCGCGCGGTTCTTCGCCAGCGGCGTCGCCGAACTCAAAGAGAAGCTCGGCCCGATCAACTGGCAATTCATGGCGACGAAGAAATTCGACGCTGCGGACTTCGGCAAATTTCTCGCCTTACTACCGAAGGAGATCGGCGGCCGCCACATTCGCCATGCCGTCGAAGTGCGGCATGAGAGCTTCCGCACGCCGGACTTCGTGGCGCTGGCACGGGAGCATGACGTCGCCATCGTCGTCGCCGGCGACTCGGAATTTCCCCAGATCGCCGATGTCACTGCGGATTTCGTCTATCTGCGGATCATGGGGACGCAGGAAAAGCCGAAGGCCGGATATGCGGCCAAGGCCCTCGATGCCTGGGCCGAGCGTGCCCGGCTTTTCGCGGCCGGCGGCATCCCCAAGGATTTGGAGACGCTCGCGCCGCTGCCGGCGAAAGCGCCGCGCGATGTCTTTCTCTATGTCATCAGCGGCTTCAAGGAGAACAATCCGCGCGCGGCGCAGGCGCTGATCGAGCGGATCGGAGTTTGA